The nucleotide sequence TCAGCCTCAGTTTCACAACTGCCAGTAAATGACCGCAATTTGTCTGAAGCAGACTTTGAAGACTCCATTGATGAAGGCCTGCTTTGCATTTAATAGGCGTTTAAACACTAGACCTTAAAAGACACAAAAAAGGCGAACCAACAGGTTCGCCTTTCTAATCAACTAAGCACTAACAGCAATGCTGCTAGAACACCAACCTATTCCTCAACATAACTCTCAATGCTAGGGCAAGAACAGATCAGGTTACGGTCACCATAAACATCATCAATGCGGTTAACCGTTGGCCAGAATTTATTTCTGTGTACTTCTGGTGCTGGGTACGCCGCTAACATGCGGTCGTAGCTACGGTTCCAGTCGCTGTCACAGATGTCAGCTAGCGTGTGTGGTGCGTTGTGTAGCGGGTTGTCTGTGGCATCCCACTCGCCGCTTTCTACTTTCGCAATTTCTTGGCGAATGCTAACCATGGCGTTAATGAAACGGTCTAGTTCGTACTTCGCTTCCGACTCTGTAGGCTCAATCATAAGCGTACCCGCTACTGGGAAGCTCATGGTTGGGGCGTGGAAGCCGTAGTCGTTAAGGCGTTTTGCAATATCTAGCTCGGTAACGCCGCTTGCTTCTTTAAGCGGGCGAAGATCAATAATACATTCGTGTGCTACGCGGCCATTGTTACCTTTATAAAGCACGGGGAAGTGCCCTTCTAGCTGCTTAGCTACATAGTTGGCATTTAGAATTGCTACTTCAGTGGCTTTGCGTAAACCAGCGCTGCCCATCATTTTAATGTACATGTAGCTAATAGGCAGAATAGACGCACTGCCCCATGGCGCGGCTGAAACGGCGCCGCAGTTTTTGCCAGCGGTTTCAATATTCACCACAGTATGGTTTGGTAGGAACGGTGCTAGGTGCGATTTAACACCAATGGGCCCCATACCTGGGCCACCACCACCGTGTGGAATACAGAAGGTTTTGTGTAAGTTAAGGTGCGATACATCCGAACCAATGAAGCCCGGTGATGTAATGCCCACCTGCGCGTTCATGTTCGCACCGTCCATGTACACCTGGCCGCCGTATTGGTGAACAATGTCACACATTTCACGTACGGTTTCTTCGTACACGCCGTGGGTAGACGGGTATGTGATCATGGCGCACGATAGGTTGTCGCCCACTTCTTCTGCTTTTTTGCGAAGGTCGTCAAGGTCTACGTTACCGTTAGCATCACAAGCCACTACTACCACTTTTAGGCTAACCATTTGTGCAGACGCAGGGTTGGTACCGTGGGCTGAGCTTGGAATTAGGCACACGTTTCTGTGCCCTTCGCCGCGGCTTTCATGGTAACGCTGAATAGCCAATAGGCCTGCGTATTCACCTTGTGCACCTGAGTTAGGCTGCATTGAAAGGTTGTCGTAGCCTGTTACGTTAATGAGCCACTCAGCCAACTCGGCAATCATTTTTTGATAGCCTTCGGCTTGGTTTAGTGGTGCAAACGGGTGAAGCTGGCCGAATTCAGCCCAAGTTACTGGGATCATCTCAGCCGTTGCGTTTAGCTTCATGGTGCACGAACCCAATGAAATCATTGAGTGGTTTAGTGCCAAGTCTTTGTTTTCAAGGCTTTTGATGTAACGAAGCATCTCTGTTTCAGAGTGATACTTGTTAAACACTTCATGGGTTAAAATGTCGCTGGTACGAACTAGCGTGTCAGGAATAGACTTAACGCCTTGTGTGGTTACGCTAGCGTCTAAGTCTTCAACCGTTAGGCCGTGCTCTTCACCTAGAAGCACATCGAATAGTGCAATAATGTCTTCACGGGTGGTGGTTTCATCTAACGACACACCTACCGCGCCTTCAAGGTCGGCACGTAAATTTAAGCCCTGTTCGTAAGCCTTGTTTAGTACCGCTTCTTTATTGTCAACCATAATGGTTAAGGTGTCGAAGTAGGTGCTATGTTTAAGTGCTAGCCCTTTTTGGGTTAATCCTGTCGCCAAAATGTCGGCAAAGCGGTGAATACGCTCGGCGATTGTTTTTAAGCCTTGTGGGCCGTGGTAAACGGCATAGAAGCTTGCCATGTTGGCAAGTAATACCTGCGCGGTACAAATGTTCGAGTTGGCTTTTTCACGGCGAATGTGTTGTTCACGGGTTTGTAGCGCCATGCGAAGTGCTGGGCGTCCGCGGGTGTCTTTACTTACCCCAATAATACGCCCTGGTAGTGAGCGCTTGTAGCTGTCGCGTGTAGCAAAGAATGCGGCGTGCGGGCCACCGTAGCCCATAGGTACACCAAAGCGCTGTGCACTACCAAGTGCAACGTCTGCACCTAGCTCGCCTGGCGACTTAAGCATTACCAAGCTCATAAGGTCAGCGGCTACTGCCACAATCCCTTTTTTCGCTTGTACCGCAGCAATGATGTCGCTGATGTCCTTTACTTCGCCTGTAGAAGTTGGGTATTGAAGTAGCGCACCAAAAATATCGTGCTCAGCTGCTTCTTCTGCTTCACCTTTAATGATTTCAAAACCGAACATTTCAGCGCGGGTTTCTACCACGTCTACGGTTTGTGGGTGAACATCATTGGCAATAAAGAACGCATTCGCTTTTTTGTTCTTAGATACACGCTTAGCAAGGCCCATAGCTTCTGCGGCCGCAGTACCTTCATCAAGCAACGATGCTGATGCTAGCTCTAGGCCAGTTAAGTCGATAGTTACCTGTTGGAAGTTAAGGATAGCTTCCAAACGACCTTGGGCAATTTCTGGCTGATAGGGCGTGTACGCGGTATACCAACCTGGGTTTTCTAGCACGTTGCGAAGAATAACGTTGGGTACGTGGGTATCGTAGTAACCCATACCAATGAAAGAACGGTTGATTTTGTTCTTTTGTGCAACAGCTTTAAGTTCATTTAATGCTTCAACTTCTGTCGCCCCTTCACCACATTTTAATGGCTCTGGTAG is from Alteromonas australica and encodes:
- the gcvP gene encoding aminomethyl-transferring glycine dehydrogenase — protein: MSNTSPTLAQLEQKDTFIRRHIGPGKGEIEEMLSAIGASSLDDLIEQTVPAGIALPEPLKCGEGATEVEALNELKAVAQKNKINRSFIGMGYYDTHVPNVILRNVLENPGWYTAYTPYQPEIAQGRLEAILNFQQVTIDLTGLELASASLLDEGTAAAEAMGLAKRVSKNKKANAFFIANDVHPQTVDVVETRAEMFGFEIIKGEAEEAAEHDIFGALLQYPTSTGEVKDISDIIAAVQAKKGIVAVAADLMSLVMLKSPGELGADVALGSAQRFGVPMGYGGPHAAFFATRDSYKRSLPGRIIGVSKDTRGRPALRMALQTREQHIRREKANSNICTAQVLLANMASFYAVYHGPQGLKTIAERIHRFADILATGLTQKGLALKHSTYFDTLTIMVDNKEAVLNKAYEQGLNLRADLEGAVGVSLDETTTREDIIALFDVLLGEEHGLTVEDLDASVTTQGVKSIPDTLVRTSDILTHEVFNKYHSETEMLRYIKSLENKDLALNHSMISLGSCTMKLNATAEMIPVTWAEFGQLHPFAPLNQAEGYQKMIAELAEWLINVTGYDNLSMQPNSGAQGEYAGLLAIQRYHESRGEGHRNVCLIPSSAHGTNPASAQMVSLKVVVVACDANGNVDLDDLRKKAEEVGDNLSCAMITYPSTHGVYEETVREMCDIVHQYGGQVYMDGANMNAQVGITSPGFIGSDVSHLNLHKTFCIPHGGGGPGMGPIGVKSHLAPFLPNHTVVNIETAGKNCGAVSAAPWGSASILPISYMYIKMMGSAGLRKATEVAILNANYVAKQLEGHFPVLYKGNNGRVAHECIIDLRPLKEASGVTELDIAKRLNDYGFHAPTMSFPVAGTLMIEPTESEAKYELDRFINAMVSIRQEIAKVESGEWDATDNPLHNAPHTLADICDSDWNRSYDRMLAAYPAPEVHRNKFWPTVNRIDDVYGDRNLICSCPSIESYVEE